In Lactuca sativa cultivar Salinas chromosome 5, Lsat_Salinas_v11, whole genome shotgun sequence, the DNA window TTGAATTTTGCATATTCACATTTCATACTAGAAATGAGTGGATTTTGTTTGAAATACCCGGTTACAAAACAACTGAAATCTCATTCAAAACTGAATGACCATGGATAATCCTCCATAAACCAATCTTCACGAATTGTTTCTTCCATCTTTGATCAATTGataagatcttgagtttttctaGAGATAGAAAGTGATAATTGAAGagatctctagagagagaaagtgaatatgaaccaaattctagagagagaaagtggtacagacaagtattctagagagagaaaatcaaattatggatcaaatcaaagaaaaattcgatttctagaacacaaaacactctctaaacacgaagatcaataagaacatgaagaatcaccaaatctaaaatgtcatcatggatcaattcttgatcaaatcaagaacacctgctctgataccaattgtagtggtgttgattatgatgacaaattcggaatatgaaagatctagtgaaacATCATACAAATCatgaacacatggagtaaataaatatGGGTTTAGCTctcattagatctagaaagaacatACAAAGTGGGTCTTATGCAAATTCTCTCTCTATTCTAACACTCTAAAAATGATCATTACAtaaatgagtgtcactcacttcctatttataggaaagataaCTCATTACACAATACAAGAAGGTAAGCACAAACTACATCAAAGCATGACTTTGCTCCCTAAcagatacacatccgatgtgatccatcctttttcttcacaaacaagatcgatGCTCCtcatggtgaactactcggtcgaataaatacATTGTCAAGCAGCTCCTCcggctgtgtagacaactcctgtatcTTTGGGGGTACTAACCGATAAGGTGTTTTGGCTATCAAAGTCGCACCTGGAACTAAGTTAATTcgaaactccacctacctctccgTAGGCACTCAAAGCAAATCCTTTAGGGAAAAAACCGGATATTCCCGAACAATCAGTACATCGCCCACAGTCACCTTACCCACCtctcgggtatccatcacataagccacaAATCCGGAAGAACCCAACTGAAGATAACGTATGGCCTTTGCTGCCGAATAGAGAGTCGATCCATGTTGAACACTTTCTCCTTGAATCACTAACTCTTCCCTACTTGGGGTCTGAATACGTACCAACTaatgctcacaatcaatcattgcCCTATTGgggatcaaccaatccatccccataataaccttgctctctctctctctctcaggggAATGAGAACCAGATCGATCGGGTACCACTCATTAAAAATCTCTAAGGTGCATCCCCGATGAACCCTCGATACTTGTACGGGACAATCGTCgacaatctcaacctctaatggataaTCCAGCTCACCCGGAGCATCGACAAACCTCTTgttgagcgcaagagatacaaaggattcagtagcccccaaatcaaacaaaacCAGAGCGGAGATACCATTCATAAGGAACGAACCTAAAAGCAAAACACAAATATAAGTaggaaaatcaaaataaataaagagataaggagtaGATACATACCCATCACTACATATGGTGTTGCATGAGCCTCCTCGGATATCAGCTGAAATGCCCTGCTCCTCACAACATGCGCCTCCACCTTGCCATGGTGGCCATCCGTAATCTTGAAGGTCGCCAAGGCGAGCACTACAACTAGTCCTATCGTTGCTAAACTCGGGCAGTTGGAATTCTTATGGTCCCTcttattgcaatggaagcaaatcaaatcaaatacttgggtggtggtggtgatagtgCAATCTGTGTTGTAGTGACTCGTCTTGTCGCACTTGAAACAACTAGAACCACCCACCCTGCAAGCTCCATCATGCATCTTGCCACACTTACCACACCGGCCCCGTCCATACTGGCCCCTTGATCTTGAATCAAAAACCTTGGGCCTCTCGCCCGAACACTTTGAGCACTAAACCTGATccagtttcctcttcttctccttctctagggcaatctccctctctctggatTTCACCACCATGTCATCCAGTGTCCTGAAACTGGATATGCTCACAAATTGTCtgatatcactcctcaacatatcatgatatctcgccttcttcatttccttgtCCACTACATACTGAGGAACCAATATATTCCTCTCGcgaaacatagcggtgatctcTACCACTGTCTCAATAGTCTGGCGAAGGCCCTGAAACACCCTCACAAACTGCTGGACCTCAATCATAGGCACGAACTCAACACAAAACCTCATCACAAAATCCTCCCAATTCATTGACTCAACCGCCTCACCTCCCAAGGCataaccaacctcctcccaccttTTACGAGCTTTGTATTTCAAAAGATAGGATGCAAGTCTAACCTTTGACCCCTCAGGGCAGCATCTAGTACGGAAGGTGTTTGTGACATCCACTAACCAACGCTTTCTCCCAATAGGGTCTTTCTTTCCAAAGAACTCCGGAGCCCCACATGCACGAAGCTCTCTGAAAGTTAAAGAACGAGCTCCCACCATCGTCACCATCTCAGAATGAAAAGCGCCTAAGTGCTCATCCAGAATCTCCATGATACCCTCTTTCCTCGTACCGATGATCACAGGAGTCTATTCCAGAATACTGTGGGTAATCTCAAATGAAATGAACTCCCACATATGATCATCCATATGTCCAGCCCCAGAGCCAAAACCTAAACCATCACCAACACCAGAACCATCATCGGCACCCATACCTCTATCAAAACTTCCTCGAGTGACCACTgtactgaaaataaaccataaCAACCATCAGAATATACTCGAAGAATCCCACATTCTACAACTCCCTGGCATCACCGTGACTTTCCTTGACTCAAGCATGGATCCTTTGCTTCCATTAGTACGGGCCTAgttctaccttccacatttatccatacgtgctttcctcaaggatcGCCCTGAATCCTCCAAGTTACTTCCCTATCAATTCAAATGGTATCTAACAAAGTTAAGCCCACTGCATCAAATCacctcctaggttttcctaggacTACCATCACACCACTCTCTGTCATCAACTGTAGAAGGAACCCCCTCTAACACCTTCCAACTAGCTTACAAATACAACTACATATTACcgacaccagataattcttcgattgaaaggtctcacactacaacggttggactcaaacaagagttgtgcaatatggttaacctaaccttctaaaattatctaatctcAGTAACATGTAACTTAACACATTCACTTACTAGTTAGATGATATTAatgagaactcctaaaagcacaaaccAAGCAACATTTGAGCATTGAGTAATCTGAGTCAAAGTATAACCTAAACATGTTATCCTATCAACTGACTGATCTAGTACTAGCATGAAACTTTACAAGCTCATACAGTAGgtatataaaggcatctctcctagcattctatcatgcaaccctgagcagatccttatctctaatctagcatgcgattcacaaatTCACAATTCAAAACATATGACATAGaacatgtatgagtattttgggaaaacttacttaagctaggtcgattgcatgcaccacacccctttcatttattagaaaatcctttaataaaatagttatttttatgaaaaatctacAAAACCCTCAGTTTGATTTCAGACACACcagagagtatgcccgaatcccccaaaccaaggctctgataccaacttataacttCTCAAAATTTATAAccaatatttaattttttttattaataaaaccatcaacCAAACACGTTTATAAAAACCATACGGAAATCAGAGTATGTCAACAATCATTCAAAGTACATCAGAGTCAAATAAAGCGGAAAATCATGGTGTGTATAAtgtgatcatcccgagcccttcaccttcgaactagaagtacctaaaacataaacagaAAAccttaagcataaagcttagtgagtttccaaaCATAaagcataccatacatacatatgtaCATGGGGCAGCGCCCGACATCCATTAGGCCTCGCCCGATACAAATCTGTCAGTGACATGCGATGGGCCCCGTCCAACACACTCATCAGGCTccgcctggcatcgggccccgccctaCATACATAAGATACATGCGATACATGCAAAATTCACATAGACAACTAGAATTCTAGTAATGATAATCTATGGGCCAGAATTTTTGCCTTCGACCTACCACacataatgagaagactcacctcaatcaacTGATGCAAATACACACACTCGCAGACTGATGCTACAGTGGCACCTCAAGTGAACACATTTAAAACTAACTCTCATAAATAGGTAGGGTAATAACCACAACTACAAGCCTAAATACCAATTCACACTTATAAATGGGTAAACGAACCATTTACCCTTCCTGGTCTGGGCCCAATAAACCATGGCCCAAGTCTAAAGTCCTAAAGTCCAAGAAACAGACCAAATAAGGGTTCTTGTGAGTAGGCCCTACGTACCAACAGTTACGCCCCGCATATAAGTTTCACAATGAAGGGATCGGGGCTCAAACGTGCTATGCTGAACATACACttttgtacgccccacgtactcctcAAAATGCGTAAACtcttattaagcacttaatgcttaagtcCTAATGTCTAAAACACATATCCAGCTCAAGTGAGACGTCCTAACTGATAAATTCATTAACTTGATATCTTTTCATGGCTCAAGGAGACTCAAACCCAAGATTTAACATTCTACTTTCACCAAATGGTCATTAAATTATGCATGGTTGATTTATGACCCTCAAGATGTAACCTTTATGAACTAGTGACTTCAAAAACATCAAGAGGAGCAAGTAAAAATGTTTGGAGTGACATTTAATCACTAGAACTCATTCAAGGAACCAAAATATGCCCAAAACTTCACTAGATCTATATCTAAGCATTAAATAACCAAGGTCAATACTTTATACCTCTATGAAGTTGAGAAATGTGAGTAAACTCTGGATGTACAAGCTCCAACTTGATCAAGGCTCCTTCACCAAGCTTGTTCTTCTTCAAGGTTCACCAAAAACctaccaaaacacacacacacacatacaatgaTCAAATCTCTCTAAATGAGTTAGGGTTTCAAAAAGGAGGCTCAAATGGCTAATGAAGGCTAGTAATGAGAGAACCTTGGggcataaggttgtttaaatagggtccaaaccctaaaaattaaggtttgtcCCCTAaccacatacgcccaacgtacttagacgtacacccaacgtatgcACACAACCTCTATTACTCATTTAATGCCAtttgggaccatttttgcaaacaCTTTTCATACCAAgggtaaaaatgtaaaatactttaaattgagtgttacaagttgggtACTCTACTAAACTTTAGCATGACTTTCCACCCTCAGAACGACGGTCACAATGAGATAACTATtcagacattggaggatatgcttcgagcatgcacGCAAGATTTTGGTGAGagctgggatacgtatcttccgttggcTGAGTTcttctacaacaacaactaccatgcCAGTATTGATCGGCCTCCATTTGAGATGTTTTACGAGAGAAAGTGTCAGACCCCGATctattggggtgaggtcggttagcgagtcatggggagtatGGAGGTGGTGCTTTGGACCACATAGATGATTCTACAAGTACGCAGGAGGTTACAGACCACACAAAGTCAATAGAAGAGCTACGCATATCGGCGGCAATCTAGTCGTGAGTTTCAGGTTTTCGACATGGTACTTACGAAGGTGTCACGTTGGAAAGGTGCCATTTGATTTCGGAAGTGGGGTAAGCTACGACTTGTGTTCAATTGTCCTTTCATGGTTGTTACTCGGGTAGGCAGGGTTCCATATCGGTTGGATTTACCAACCGAGTTTATCCAAATTCACAGCATGTTCCATGTCTCTCAACTGCGAAAGTGCCCGACCGATTATTCTACAGTAGTTTTGTTGGATAGTATTCAGGTGGACGGATGCCTGGACTATGTTGAGATACTAGTGAAAATTCTTGACAGAAAGACCAAGACCTTGCACAACAAGGTAGTAGAGTTGATGAAGGTGCAATGACAGAGACGGAAGAGTTCTGAATGTACATTGGGAACCTGATGAGGAGACGAGAGAGCATCACCCCAAGTTATTTTCAACAACAAACTTCGAGGACGGAGTCTAATTTAAGCGGGGGAGACTTGTAATGCCCGTTTATTAGGTACATTTTCTTTATGTTTTAAGATTTTTATTTTGAGAATTTTAGCTCTATGCAGGGCGCAGATAGCCAAGTATGCAAGGTGTAATTCATTAAATGGATACATGGGTTTTATGCCCTACGCGGGGTGTAACCCAAGTTACACAGGGTGTAACCCGcaaggtgcaaaccctaatttcaggatcTTGAGCCCAATTTAAGGACATTAACCCCCTTGAGGCTCTTCTTATCATCAACCTCCACCCTCTTGAGCGGctaactcaaaaccctaattccatagaGCAAATTTTGAGCCTTTTTGTGTGTTTTCGGTgcacttgaagaaggagaagtctATCATCGTGGATTGGTGTGGCTCAAGCTTGAAGATTTATAGCTTTTATCTCATTTGCCAACTTCAGGAGGTAGAAAGTTCTCATCTTTATGATTCATTGGGTTAGATCTAGGTTAGTTTTTTAGTTTGCATGCTTCTTGTCCCATGAttttggttcttgtgagtaaGAGCTACTCCAGAGCTTAAGGTTGTCATTTCTTGTTGTTTCTGAGGTTCATATGTCATAAAAATAGGATCTTTGTTGCTATCTTTCATCTATGCACAAGCTTTTGGGCATTAAAGGTGTTAGGAAACTAGGGTTTGAGTTTGAGCTCcatttagccatgcaaaggcataaagttatcAACTTTATCACTATAGAAGTTTACTGGGACAGATCTAAGCATTTGATGATTTGTCTATACGAATTAAGAGCATGAAGTAAAAATGGATTAACAACTCTGTACGTGGGACATAATCTGGGCTACACACAGTGTAGCCCAATTCTGGTCCGTTTTCTGGATAAGACTCTACGTCCTACGTAGAGTAAGATGTACGTAGCGCGTAAGTCAACGAAAGGTTgactgttgactgttgactttttgaccagtttgacttttggtcaactgtGAGGGGTTGAGgacttagaagggtaaaatggtctttttccaaAATGGGGATTTAATTGGTGGTTGGACATGTTAAGTTGGAATATTTaccttaattgttaattagggttGTTTGGATATGTTTAGTGTGAGGAGATTTTGTAGCAGCAGCTCGAGTGTGAGGTTTACCTGAATatcgattgaggtgagtcttctcactatattgtaggaTACTAGGTGTcgtatgtgcttgttgtctttgtgactcttgttgtatgcatgtatgtctgtatgctatatgtatgtggggtAAAATAGACCCGgtggtgaaatagacccgttcGGTAGAAAAATACcgattgagttgaaatagactcaaaGGTGAAATGGGCCCGTCGGTTGAAAAAATACCGATTGAGTTGAAATAGAtttgggggtgaaatagacccgttcGGTTAAAAAATATCGAGTAAGTTGAAATAgtctcgggggtgaaatagactcgagggtgaaatagactcgtacATCCTCGAGCTGATATGAATGTATGGTatgcagtattttggggaactcactaacctttgtgcttatggtttatatttatgtttcaggtacttccgattccaaagggaagagctcaacATGTTTGCATCACATCCGCCAGTGTTCTGCATTTTATGAtatgatttgtactctgataactattttataCATTATCGCTACTTTTATGGGTTTTGGAATGACTGATTGGTGGTTTTGATTgacttaaaagaaaaaaaaattacttagtatttttgggatgttataatttTTCATAGTTTTTCAACATTAAAACTTGaaagaaacattttttttcaaaactaaaagCAAAAATGTCGTGTGTAATTCTTGTtgacaaaatgtatatcaaaatTGGTTTGCAGAATGCTTAAAGATTGTAGTAGGCGGAGAACAATGAGATAACCTGACTTGTATCTCAAATTGTTTTTAGAATCAAACAAAACGACTGTTTCTGAACTCCAATTTATGTTTGAATCTGATTTAAGTTTTCATGTTTTcccttttaaaaacatttctatCTTAAAGCTGATTTGATCCATGGTAATGCACTAATGTCATTAGATTCATTTGAGACTCATTTCCCCCAACTAATAGCCATATCAAGAATAGTCGAGTCAACATATTCCTTATACATTATATTATTACTCAATTTCAAATTAGCAAACACATAGCCTTCAGTTATAAAATACAAGACCTCTAGTCTCCAAATTAGCAAATACATAAGTTGAAGTTTCATGTTTGCTAACTAAAGGTATTGCATTTGTTAACTTGGAGAGAAATGTAATGTGTTTGCTAACTAAGTGTTTTGCATATCCTATTCTAAAATTGAATAATGATGTAATGTATAAAGAATTTGTTGAGTATGCTATTATTGATATGACAATTGATGGGAAAGTTGAGTCTAAAAAGAATATAATGACATTACTATAAATCAAATCATTTTTTagattgaaaatgtttgtaatggGAAAAACATGAAAGTTGAATTAATATTCAAACATAGATTACAACATGAAAGTTGTTTTTATGTTTGATTCTGCAAACAATTTAAGATGTCAAACCATAGTAGATTGTTGTTCTTCACGTACTACAATTTAAGTATCCTGCaaaattttatatgtatttaGCCAACCAAAACTGGACATGACATCCTTACTCTTTGTTTTGAAAAAGATCAATGTTTTCTTCAAATTTTATTGTTTAGAATtatcaaaaaccctaaaacagCAACAACAAGAAAAACAGGGAATTATGAGCCAAAACGAAAAAGTTTGTCCAAATAAAAAAGTTTGTCAAATGTaatagtttttcaaaaaaaaagtatAAGGTTTTGTTTCAAAGGCATTCTTGATAGCTCTCAACTTACATAGGAAAACAAGTTTGGTTCCCATTAACATTGTAATTGGACCACACTTGAAGGCTTTGATATGTTGGCAACAACATGGTTCTTTCGATTGAACTTGGATATGTTAATGTTGAGAATGCGGTTACCAATCCTAATCTCATATATTTTCTCAAGCCCCTCTTATTCAAATTTTTGATGTATCTAGTAAACATGAAGTTACCACCTTTCTCGTCTTTCTTTTGAGTAACGTAAACTTCGACCAAACAACCTAGATTTTGAAAGACCTTCCATAGGTCGGAGGTTccccaagaagctaactatataAGATGTTGGAAATGTCATTCGTTGTGGTGCCCTAGTCTATGGCGGCATGATCTTGGTTTCTTCTTCAAATGTTGTATCTTCTTCGGTGGAGGTTGACCTTTTTCCATCCATGTTATTCCTCCAAATCTCTGAGGTATTTAAGTCTTTTGCTCTCTACACTCTATGTGAACCCCTGAGGACTTTTgctctcttttttttttgtctCCAATGGTACTATTTTGTTAAATGCAATTTTTTGGTGTATCATGGAAAATATAAGTTCAATTTAATATGTTTAGTACTAATCAATCTTAAAATAAAGAGTAAATTGCAcgaatggtctctatggttttgggtaatttgcgcgtttagtctctaacttatttttttaacttatttgtttttgttacatgcttggtccctactgtttatttttgttacgtgcttggtccctatcttacctaaaaatactattatttaaataggggaaaatggtggggtaggtaaggtaaggtgatggAGTGAGGTTGGGAGTGTGTTtgattaaataaatgaaaaaatcaagggcaaaatagtctttttaggtaagacaaggaccaagCGCGTGACAAAAACAAATACTAGGGACCTtacgagttaaaaaaaaataagttagggaccaaacgtgcaaattacaccaaaccatagggaccattcgtgtaatttactctaaaataaaatatgtttcatGGGTGTCAAGTTGAATAATCTTGTTGTGTATTGTTTTACACAATATGACATTGTATTATATAACACGAATACGACACGACATGATGGTTTGTTTTTTTTCCACTAACACGAAAACAATCCAATTAAAACACGAAAAACATGACATGCCACGACAAAGATAACGTAAAATAagcattaatttatttaaatcatACTTGAGCATATATAACACGTCAAACAAGAAAGACACGACAAAAACATGTTAAATCATATCAATTTTGTCGAATTTTAAATAGACACAAAATGACACACTATCATGTTTTTACACACGAGGTGAGCacaaattcaaattcaaaattcaattatgtcATAATTTTGTTTTGCAGcgaatatttttaattttattatatcaTGTTATCAATTGATAATTTTATATGTAGTTTTTATCACCAAAACAACATTTATTTTAATGCATCCGTTTGAAGTTGGTTGAATAAGATACATAGACCGGATAATAACTTTGACATATATTTTTCTACTTATTACATATGTGTTTTTACCGAACCACCTATACATGATTTTAAAGAAATAATTTGTAAATTACATAAACTAATGTTTTATAAGGCCGTAGGGTGTCGTGATAATCTTATCGTCAGTATGCAGATGTGATGGGTGTTGCCAGCGGGAAACACCATCCCTTGATCGTAATTTTTGCCGGTGATAATTTTCACCCATGAGTTCTCACCGCCCGTTAAAACAACATTAACTTTTATCCAAAATCTATACCACTTCTCATTGCTTGAAGATATTTTTAGATTAGCTCATGGTACAATAAGGCAATGCATAAATGTTTGGCATGTTTGACTTTTACCCAACAAATTTATGGGTATTTTTTAATGCACGTCATACAACTCTTCAAACATGATATATTTATTTCAAGAAAAGTtattaaaaatttatttaaagaaaaattatcaaaaaattcttttctcAACCAACCAATGTTTATTTAATGAAATATTatgttattttaattaatatttgtgttatttattttgattagtaAATGCTATATCTTTTTAAATTAGAAAAAAGTTGATAGGCAAAGATATCAACATTTCATTTAGGTCATCCGTTATACCCATCACTAACCATTATAGTGGTGGATGTCAGATCAGCACTACACTCCTTACCACTAGCCTTGGTACACCTACCACTAAATACATCATTCcatcttatttttttaattaaatttaatttaaaaatacattaaaaacatataatttttttaaatattagtttTTCATTAAACTAAAATACCATATTACATTAACAAAGtacaataaaacatatttttttaaaactagttttttattcaattaaataacaattacattaatttaaaacacacaacttaaaataaaatagaaaaacataaaaatgtaaccACAAACAACTTAAACTAGTTTTTTAAACCTTATTATTTTTAATGATTGAGTTTTGGGCACTCTCTCAATTTTAGTCAAGCTTTAACGTGTCTAAACGATATGTGTTTTGTGTCTTCATATTGATGTATGACCACATGAAACGGCCTTTGTGTGGTTGTTTATAACAAAGTTATAAATTCCAAACTCACGGCATTTAAACCTCATATCGCGAATCTTCAGACATATTTCATCAAGATTACAACTTCAACAACCCATTAACCCATTAAAAACGTTTCGAACTTTTACCCAAAACTCATTACGAATTTGAGTTTCTACCTCTTCCGACACCAATACCCAAGCTAGTGTTAAATTCTCTTTTTCATTTTCTAACAAATTCATTCTTTTAATAGGCATTGTTTTTGAATGGTCAGGCAAAACAAGTATGTGATTGTCAGAAAATGAGAGAAGAATTGTCTCAGTAAAATGAGAGAATAAATGTGATATTTATAAAAGATGTTTAATGGTGTTTGAAaggtaaataatttttttaaaataaaatatgaacGTTGTGTATTTAAAATATAACCGTTAACTCACAATCGAGGAAAGCACCAATCTCTTTCGTTGTTTACAATCATGATGGCCATCACGACTCACCACGAAACGGAGCAACCACGACCGGCTGGGCTAGTGTGCACGGTCGTGGTCCATTGCCGGCTCGTGACTTGTATTCCGTATGGTTTTATAGGCTAAACATAACAAAAATAggcaaaacataacaaaaaaatgataaaaacttATATCAaaccaaattttcaaaataaaaaacgtTTACGACACCCTCATAATTGTTGTGCATAGCCATATCAGTACATTTAAACTAACATAGTAAAAATACATTATATTTAAGAAAAACCAATAAACattacaaaaacaacataaataaataaatatcagtGCATAGTCAAAATGGGGCCCACGTCTTGGGCTTATGCACCATATTATTACGTTTTCCGTCACTCGGCGTCCACATGCCACGTCATTCTATAACAACTCAAATCCTCGTGATCATCAGACCCCAGATCACGGTGGTCCCACCGGAGGCAAATCCTTAACCGTCGATTGAATATTAGATGTAAAAGGTTAAACAGAGGCTCGTTGTACCGGATAATTACCTTTTTCTGCAACAATATAATCTCCGAGTCAAGGGTGCATTCATGTATATCTGATGGAACCGAATGGTGTTGCTAGCTACCGTCATCGGCGGTCACCTTCTTCCGACAGGTTCCTCGGTGTGTTCTCGCCGCCTTCATCTTCCGGTGTCATTTCTGGTGGATCGTCTGCTGCAGGAGACGATTTCAGTGAAGATGACGTGTTCTGGACAGGGGATTTCGCCGAACAGAAGCGCCAACCGGGAGATCCGGTCAAAGGAAACAACTGGAACCCTACCGGTAACCATCAGCCGTTCCGGCACCAGGATAAGTTCGGCATTCTGGCTGCATTGCCGGAGGATAACGGCCGTAAACCTAACAATCGCCCTGTTCTGAACCGAAGAAACCCTACTATCTCTTCTCCAACGACCCCTGCTCCATCATCCTCGCGGTTAATTCCCTCGATTCCCAGGCCTAATAAGCTAGATAGAGATTTGTCTCAGTCTATGCCGCTGAAGTTTCAGCAATCGGCTCCGGTGAATGTTCCGATGTTTGCGAGGAAGCCAAGGACCGGCGGCGAACTTGCTGACGTTGACATCGGAGAGGATGACGAAGAAGAAATGCTTCCGCCGCACGAGATCGTAGCGAGAGGTTCATCCAAGTCGCCGCATACGACTTTTTCAGTTCTGGAAGGCGCTGGAAGAACGCTGAAAGGGAGGGATCTGCGATTAGTTCGTAATGCCGTGTGGCGAAAAACAGGTTTCCTTGACTGAATTTTGATTACTAGTAGTTTGTTTGTTGCCTGAATCCTGATGCCCTTTTGGACTGTGAAGTTGAAGTTTTTATCGAAGCTTTTGCAGTCTTCATATAAATAGCAAGTAGAGTAAAGCCGGGCATATATCATATCCTTTGTTTTTTGGGTAATCCATGAAGTTTAATGTCGAATCTGTTTCATCATAGTAAGATTTGGTAGGAGTTGTCTAGTGTAATTTATGTGGTTTTAATGTGCATAAAATCTGGCAATGAATCAATGATGTTTGCTTCATTTCATGCGCTTCTGGATGATTCTACAAAAGTTCAGTTTAATCTTTATAGATTGTCTTGTCTTAAATCTGTAACTGTTTGGAGTAGCAATCAATGGATCA includes these proteins:
- the LOC111921012 gene encoding uncharacterized protein LOC111921012, which produces MEPNGVASYRHRRSPSSDRFLGVFSPPSSSGVISGGSSAAGDDFSEDDVFWTGDFAEQKRQPGDPVKGNNWNPTGNHQPFRHQDKFGILAALPEDNGRKPNNRPVLNRRNPTISSPTTPAPSSSRLIPSIPRPNKLDRDLSQSMPLKFQQSAPVNVPMFARKPRTGGELADVDIGEDDEEEMLPPHEIVARGSSKSPHTTFSVLEGAGRTLKGRDLRLVRNAVWRKTGFLD